One segment of Enterobacter ludwigii DNA contains the following:
- the acrA gene encoding multidrug efflux RND transporter periplasmic adaptor subunit AcrA gives MNKNRGLTPLAVVLMLSGSLALTGCDDKQAQQGAQQVPEVGVVTLKSEPLQITTELPGRTSAYRIAEVRPQVSGIILKRNFTEGGEVKAGESLYQIDPATYQASYESAKGDLAKAEAAAKISQLTLNRYKKLLGTKYISQQDYDTALSDAQQTNAAVIAAKAAVETARINLAYTKVTSPISGRIGKSSVTEGALVQNGQTNALATVQQLDPIYVDVTQSSNDFLRLKQELANGTLKQENGKAKVELVTNDGIKFPQAGTLEFSDVTVDQTTGSITLRAIFPNPDKTLLPGMFVRARLEEGTNPTALLVPQQGVTRTPRGDASALVVGADDKVETRNITATQAIGDKWLVTEGLKDGDRVIITGLQKVRPGAQVKAQEVKSDDKQQASAAGQSEQTKS, from the coding sequence ATGAACAAAAACAGAGGGTTAACGCCTCTGGCGGTCGTTCTGATGCTCTCAGGCAGCTTAGCGCTAACAGGATGTGACGACAAACAGGCTCAACAAGGAGCTCAGCAGGTGCCAGAAGTTGGCGTGGTGACGCTCAAGTCCGAACCTCTCCAGATAACGACAGAATTACCGGGCCGTACCAGCGCATACCGCATCGCAGAAGTGCGTCCTCAGGTGAGTGGTATCATCCTGAAACGTAACTTCACCGAGGGTGGTGAAGTGAAAGCTGGCGAGTCTCTGTATCAGATTGATCCGGCAACCTACCAGGCCTCCTATGAGAGCGCGAAAGGCGATCTGGCGAAAGCAGAAGCTGCAGCCAAAATCTCCCAACTGACGCTGAACCGTTACAAAAAACTGCTCGGTACCAAGTACATCAGTCAACAGGATTATGACACTGCCCTGTCTGATGCACAGCAGACCAACGCCGCCGTGATTGCCGCGAAAGCTGCAGTGGAAACAGCGCGTATCAACCTCGCCTATACCAAAGTGACCTCCCCAATCAGCGGTCGCATCGGTAAATCTTCCGTCACGGAAGGGGCGCTGGTGCAGAACGGTCAGACCAACGCGTTGGCCACCGTGCAGCAGCTTGATCCGATTTACGTTGACGTGACCCAGTCCAGCAACGATTTCCTGCGCCTGAAACAAGAGCTGGCAAACGGCACGCTGAAGCAGGAAAACGGTAAAGCCAAAGTGGAGCTCGTGACCAATGACGGTATCAAGTTCCCGCAGGCAGGCACACTGGAATTCTCCGATGTGACGGTCGACCAAACCACCGGTTCCATCACCTTACGTGCGATTTTCCCGAACCCGGATAAGACACTCTTACCTGGTATGTTCGTTCGCGCGCGTCTGGAAGAAGGCACCAACCCAACCGCACTTCTGGTGCCTCAGCAGGGTGTCACCCGTACGCCACGTGGCGACGCGAGTGCACTGGTTGTCGGGGCTGATGACAAAGTCGAAACGCGCAACATCACTGCCACGCAGGCGATTGGCGATAAATGGCTGGTGACGGAAGGTCTGAAAGATGGCGATCGCGTGATTATTACTGGTTTGCAAAAAGTTCGTCCTGGCGCGCAGGTCAAAGCACAGGAAGTGAAATCTGACGATAAACAACAAGCTTCGGCCGCTGGCCAGTCAGAACAAACCAAGTCTTAA
- the acrR gene encoding multidrug efflux transporter transcriptional repressor AcrR, translated as MARKTKQQALETRQHILDVAMRLFSQQGVSSTSLAQIAQAAGVTRGAIYWHFKDKTDLFSEIWQLSESSISDLETEYRAKFPEDPLSVLREILVYILEATVVEERRRLMMEIIYHKCELVGEMAVVQQAQRSLCLESYDRIEQVLTQCMQANQLPATLMTRRAAVLMRSYISGLMENWLFAPDSFDLKNEARSYVAIFLEMCQLSPTLHGKSGSLTA; from the coding sequence ATGGCACGAAAAACCAAACAACAAGCGCTTGAAACCCGACAACACATTCTGGATGTGGCTATGCGTTTGTTTTCTCAGCAGGGTGTTTCGTCAACCTCGCTGGCGCAGATTGCTCAGGCCGCGGGCGTCACGCGGGGAGCGATTTACTGGCATTTTAAAGACAAGACAGATCTGTTCAGTGAAATCTGGCAACTCTCAGAGTCCAGCATTAGCGATCTTGAGACTGAGTATCGGGCAAAATTCCCCGAGGATCCACTCTCAGTATTAAGAGAAATATTAGTATATATCCTTGAAGCAACGGTAGTTGAAGAACGTCGCAGGTTAATGATGGAAATCATCTACCATAAATGCGAGTTGGTTGGAGAGATGGCGGTCGTCCAGCAGGCGCAGCGCAGCCTGTGTCTGGAAAGCTACGATCGCATTGAACAGGTCCTCACCCAGTGCATGCAGGCGAACCAGCTGCCGGCGACGTTAATGACCCGACGGGCGGCAGTCCTGATGCGCAGTTATATTTCCGGCCTGATGGAAAACTGGCTTTTCGCCCCGGACTCCTTTGACCTGAAGAACGAAGCCCGCAGCTATGTCGCTATTTTCCTGGAGATGTGCCAGCTCTCCCCGACGCTGCATGGCAAGTCAGGCTCGCTAACAGCCTGA